The following are from one region of the Gammaproteobacteria bacterium genome:
- the parE gene encoding DNA topoisomerase IV subunit B has translation MSTVYNAAAIEVLSGLDPVRKRPGMYTDTTRPNHLAQEVIDNSVDEALAGFAKSIEVILYKDGSLEVKDDGRGMPVDIHPEEGVPGVEVILTRLHAGGKFSNKSYTFSGGLHGVGVSVVNALSQRLDVWVRRGGKEYHMAFANGDKASDLVVIGQVGKQSTGSTVRFWPDPKYFDTPKFLVSKLQHILRAKAVLCPGLRVSFFDEASSEKAEWQYQDGLKDYLLDELKDALLLPDEPFIGRMEGNKEAAEWAVVWLPEGGEVVAESYVNLIPTAQGGTHVNGLRTGLTEAVREFCEFRNLLPRGVRLAPEDVWDRCSYILSAKLQDPQFSGQTKERLSSRECAAFVSGVVKDAFSLWLNQHTEMGERIAQYAIGNAQVRLRAGKLVVRKKVTSGPALPGKLADCTSQDLKRTELFLVEGDSAGGSAKQARDREFQAIMPLRGKILNTWEVGSDEVLASQEVHDISVAIGATPGVDKIDGLRYGKICILADADSDGAHIATLLCALFLRHFRPLVEAGHVFVAMPPLYRIDVGKEIFYALDDAEKQGVLDRLAAEKVKGKVSIQRFKGLGEMNPLQLRETTIAPDTRRLVQLTIEADDDTNSLIDMLLAKKRAGDRKAWLELKGDLAEVV, from the coding sequence ATGAGTACTGTATATAACGCCGCCGCTATCGAGGTCTTGAGTGGTCTCGACCCGGTGCGCAAGCGCCCCGGCATGTATACCGACACCACGCGCCCCAATCATCTTGCCCAGGAGGTGATCGACAACAGTGTTGATGAGGCCCTCGCCGGGTTTGCCAAATCCATCGAGGTGATCCTCTATAAGGACGGTTCGCTGGAGGTGAAGGACGATGGCCGCGGTATGCCGGTCGACATCCATCCCGAGGAAGGCGTGCCAGGTGTGGAGGTGATCCTCACGCGACTGCACGCGGGTGGCAAGTTTTCCAACAAAAGTTACACCTTCTCCGGAGGTCTGCACGGCGTCGGCGTGTCGGTGGTCAACGCTCTGTCACAGCGGCTTGATGTATGGGTGCGGCGCGGCGGCAAGGAATATCACATGGCTTTTGCCAATGGCGACAAGGCATCCGATCTTGTGGTCATTGGCCAGGTGGGCAAGCAGAGTACCGGCAGCACAGTGCGTTTCTGGCCAGACCCCAAATATTTTGACACGCCGAAATTCCTGGTGTCGAAGCTGCAACATATCCTGCGTGCCAAAGCGGTGCTGTGCCCAGGTCTGCGGGTGAGTTTTTTTGATGAAGCCAGCAGTGAGAAGGCCGAGTGGCAATATCAGGACGGCCTCAAGGATTATCTGCTCGATGAACTGAAAGATGCGCTGCTGCTGCCTGATGAGCCGTTTATCGGGCGCATGGAAGGCAACAAGGAAGCCGCCGAGTGGGCGGTGGTGTGGCTGCCGGAAGGCGGCGAGGTGGTCGCCGAAAGCTATGTAAACCTGATTCCGACTGCGCAGGGCGGTACGCATGTGAATGGATTGCGCACAGGCCTCACCGAGGCTGTTCGCGAATTCTGCGAATTCCGTAACCTGTTGCCACGCGGGGTGCGCCTGGCCCCGGAAGATGTGTGGGATCGGTGCAGCTACATCCTTTCGGCGAAGCTCCAGGATCCACAATTTAGCGGCCAGACCAAGGAGCGGCTGTCATCGCGCGAGTGTGCCGCATTCGTCTCTGGCGTAGTGAAAGATGCCTTCAGCCTGTGGCTCAACCAGCACACCGAAATGGGCGAGCGCATTGCGCAATATGCCATTGGCAATGCCCAGGTCCGCTTGCGCGCCGGCAAGCTGGTGGTGCGCAAGAAGGTCACCAGCGGTCCTGCGTTGCCCGGCAAGCTAGCCGATTGCACCTCTCAGGATCTTAAACGTACCGAACTGTTTCTGGTTGAGGGAGATTCTGCGGGCGGTTCCGCCAAACAAGCGCGTGACCGCGAGTTTCAGGCGATCATGCCGTTGCGCGGCAAAATCCTCAACACCTGGGAGGTCGGTTCCGACGAGGTGCTGGCCTCGCAGGAGGTACACGATATTTCCGTGGCCATCGGCGCGACACCCGGTGTCGATAAAATCGATGGTTTGCGTTATGGCAAGATCTGCATTCTTGCCGATGCCGATTCCGATGGCGCGCACATCGCCACGTTGCTGTGCGCCTTGTTCCTGCGCCATTTCCGGCCGCTGGTCGAGGCGGGGCACGTGTTTGTCGCCATGCCACCGCTGTACCGCATCGATGTCGGCAAGGAAATTTTCTACGCGCTGGATGACGCCGAGAAACAGGGCGTACTTGATCGCCTCGCGGCAGAGAAGGTTAAAGGCAAGGTCAGCATACAGCGCTTCAAAGGACTGGGTGAGATGAACCCGCTGCAACTGCGTGAAACCACCATAGCCCCCGACACCCGCCGTCTGGTGCAACTCACCATCGAGGCGGATGACGACACCAACAGTCTCATAGACATGCTGCTGGCCAAAAAACGCGCGGGTGATCGCAAGGCGTGGCTGGAGCTGAAGGGTGATCTGGCGGAGGTTGTGTGA
- a CDS encoding EscU/YscU/HrcU family type III secretion system export apparatus switch protein, whose product MTAKKPSPSKSAVALRYDGTGAPRVTAQGEGYIAEQILALADEHNVPLHKDANLVQLLSQLELGEEIPASLYAAVAEVLSFVYLLSGKLPPHMTREEQEKT is encoded by the coding sequence ATGACCGCCAAAAAACCTTCACCCTCAAAGAGTGCCGTTGCGCTACGCTATGACGGCACGGGCGCGCCCCGTGTCACCGCGCAGGGTGAGGGCTATATTGCCGAACAGATTCTGGCACTGGCGGATGAACATAACGTTCCGTTACACAAGGACGCCAACCTTGTACAGTTACTTTCCCAACTGGAACTGGGAGAGGAAATCCCAGCCTCGCTGTATGCTGCGGTTGCGGAAGTGCTTTCGTTCGTTTATCTGTTATCGGGCAAACTTCCCCCGCATATGACACGAGAGGAGCAAGAAAAAACATGA
- a CDS encoding DUF3365 domain-containing protein has protein sequence MLTRTHKRFVLTALALTTLSVYLFVTAPQPLTDKRQETASIPVEAALAILNAENAAVRQLYTKEIVGAGKQAGLKFDEHWRDKDVIAGPLPAQFLRETAAGIEKHRIRLGLYLGSDFAINKANQFTGKQLEMFRRMREDRTPRFFYVDDAQVYAYMFPDIAIAEPCVKCHNDHKDTPKTDWKLDDVMGATTWVFDRKTITLEQLVGMINILRASVRESYELVLKKQSQLPNPPHIGAQWPREGLFLPSADEFMAEVERRATHDTFAAMARFVKSAFPDATRQPEPEKERHV, from the coding sequence ATGTTGACTCGAACACATAAGCGTTTCGTACTCACGGCGCTCGCGTTGACCACGTTGAGCGTCTACCTGTTCGTCACGGCCCCACAACCGCTGACGGATAAGCGCCAGGAGACCGCCTCCATTCCGGTGGAGGCCGCCTTGGCCATCCTGAACGCCGAGAATGCAGCGGTGCGCCAGTTGTACACCAAGGAGATCGTCGGGGCCGGCAAACAGGCCGGACTGAAATTCGATGAACACTGGCGCGACAAGGATGTGATCGCCGGCCCCTTGCCCGCGCAATTCTTGCGCGAGACAGCCGCCGGCATTGAGAAACACCGTATCCGCCTCGGCCTGTACCTCGGCTCGGATTTCGCCATCAACAAGGCCAATCAATTCACCGGCAAGCAGCTGGAGATGTTCCGTCGCATGCGCGAAGACCGCACGCCACGTTTTTTCTACGTCGATGACGCGCAAGTATACGCCTACATGTTCCCGGACATCGCCATCGCTGAGCCATGCGTGAAATGCCACAACGACCACAAAGACACACCCAAGACCGATTGGAAACTCGATGACGTGATGGGTGCGACCACCTGGGTGTTCGATCGCAAGACCATCACCCTGGAGCAATTGGTGGGGATGATCAACATTCTGCGTGCGAGCGTGCGCGAGTCCTACGAATTGGTACTGAAAAAGCAGAGTCAGCTCCCCAATCCGCCGCATATCGGCGCACAATGGCCACGCGAGGGCCTTTTCCTGCCCTCCGCCGACGAGTTCATGGCAGAGGTGGAGCGCCGCGCCACTCACGACACCTTCGCCGCCATGGCGCGTTTTGTCAAGTCAGCCTTTCCCGATGCGACGCGCCAACCAGAGCCGGAGAAGGAACGTCATGTCTAG
- a CDS encoding flagellar hook-length control protein FliK, whose amino-acid sequence MRINAPEQASPAITPGSPKALDAWRVGQVLNATVIETAAQGAITLRINNTLIQAQSQLPVSPGQQLSLQVANAGKQTVLKVIEPTASTDPVTQALRVALPRQTALPPLLANLAWLSAPSEKAQASPLSPAVTQLASQLFNNLASAASTATAQGFKDALYNSGLFLENKLAHAAPGQEQQGLKNDFKGGLLRLLEGLHAEGARSQNSLGQPSATQPPPLPGSPLQAQPAVSASLPAQSSSGAIAELTHQTEGTLARLQLNQLASLPTAEHPAPLWTLELPLRHNGRADLLHMRIEQDQTAKKPGAQNASWTVSLGLDLDGLGPMHARITLAGERISTTLWAERGETVALLDKHINELHNGLTRAGLKTDTIRCQLGAPPRATTESALTNEMALVDLTA is encoded by the coding sequence ATGCGAATAAACGCCCCGGAACAGGCGTCTCCAGCCATCACCCCAGGCAGCCCCAAGGCGTTGGACGCGTGGCGTGTGGGGCAGGTTCTCAATGCAACGGTCATTGAAACGGCAGCCCAGGGCGCCATAACGTTGCGCATCAATAATACCTTGATCCAGGCACAAAGCCAGTTACCCGTTTCCCCCGGCCAGCAGCTCAGTTTACAGGTTGCCAACGCCGGGAAACAAACCGTTTTGAAGGTGATCGAACCCACTGCGTCTACCGACCCAGTGACTCAGGCATTGCGTGTGGCCTTGCCGCGCCAAACAGCGTTGCCACCGCTACTGGCCAATCTCGCGTGGCTCTCTGCACCGTCCGAAAAGGCGCAAGCCTCCCCGTTATCCCCGGCGGTGACGCAGCTCGCCAGCCAGCTATTCAACAACCTTGCCAGCGCCGCCAGCACCGCCACGGCCCAAGGCTTCAAGGACGCCCTTTACAATTCGGGCCTGTTCCTGGAAAACAAGCTGGCACATGCGGCTCCTGGACAAGAACAACAAGGCTTGAAAAATGACTTTAAGGGGGGCCTGTTGCGGCTCCTGGAAGGACTGCATGCAGAGGGTGCCCGGAGCCAAAACTCACTGGGCCAGCCCTCCGCAACGCAGCCGCCACCCTTGCCGGGCTCCCCCTTGCAGGCCCAACCGGCAGTGTCCGCATCGCTTCCTGCACAATCTTCCTCTGGCGCGATTGCGGAATTGACGCATCAAACAGAAGGCACACTGGCGCGATTGCAACTCAACCAGTTGGCTTCGCTACCCACTGCCGAGCATCCCGCGCCACTCTGGACACTTGAATTGCCGCTACGCCACAATGGCCGCGCCGATCTGCTCCATATGCGCATTGAACAGGATCAAACCGCAAAAAAGCCGGGCGCACAGAACGCATCGTGGACGGTTTCACTGGGACTCGACCTTGATGGCCTGGGTCCCATGCACGCCCGCATCACACTGGCCGGTGAACGTATTTCCACCACGCTATGGGCAGAACGCGGCGAGACGGTGGCATTACTGGACAAGCATATCAATGAACTTCACAATGGCCTCACGCGCGCGGGACTCAAAACAGACACTATCCGCTGCCAACTGGGAGCGCCGCCTCGTGCAACAACTGAGTCGGCGCTCACCAATGAAATGGCCTTGGTGGACCTCACGGCATGA
- a CDS encoding FG-GAP-like repeat-containing protein: MKSKLFCALALVMATMLLTACGDGDGGGGGSGTFHDVTATWMPREAWTTQDPAVGDVDGDGDLDVVLPGFFGTQDRLLRNTGRRLVDDTTASLPTDIGNDVHAELGDVDGDGDLDLYIAAEGPDRLLINDGAGHFNDQSAARLPPDNDNSEDADFGDVDADGDLDVVIANLGAGEPNRLLINNRGRFTDESATRLPRQAEPSYTAKLADVDGDRDLDMVVGNYGTPSRVMLNDGRGRYNELADAIPGPVGYVTALTPGDVDGDGDLDLYEARFIGADRLLLNDGRGRYSDVSTRIPQNTNASYDAQFADLDGDGDLDVAVARSGAPNAVLINDGSGQYTPRAGFPSDDDRSYAVGVGDFNRDGALDLIFTSWAGDQTLLYLNGTTDTATFRVLRISQVQGPTTGGTPVNVRGYGLTANPIVTVGGQPLQDVTLVDATWIRGVLPPGPAGPVDVTVTLSSGATATLPGAFTYVLPPVGALYEDVTATHLPADFGPYTDMLLVDVNLDGNLDMVLARQAGGDRLLLGTGDGHFNDASGSLPFSAEESNAVGAIDIDRDGDLDLVFARTQGVRLLINDGSGVYTPQAWAGDTLDEAQGIAFGDFNSDTIPDVLVGRDSRPDTVLLSGVGTYTSQALPITPGSTLDVRVADVNSDNKLDLLLVRIGMHDGLLLGDGAGGFQDASSRLPDDPAFVSFSADMGDIDGDGDPDILVAVGGATGLNRLWRNDGGQFVDVTASQWPTLLYGTAEVTFVDLDRDGDLDVLEVNFFGPDRLYRNDGAGNFQPWASLPESSDLRGVASAVGDVDHDGDPDIALAVFFDRPRLFLAR, translated from the coding sequence ATGAAATCGAAATTGTTTTGTGCATTAGCATTGGTCATGGCAACGATGCTGCTGACCGCATGCGGAGATGGAGATGGAGGTGGAGGTGGCTCGGGCACTTTCCATGATGTCACCGCAACCTGGATGCCGCGCGAGGCCTGGACCACGCAGGATCCGGCGGTGGGGGATGTGGACGGTGATGGCGATTTGGATGTGGTGCTGCCCGGTTTCTTCGGTACCCAAGACCGTTTACTGCGTAACACCGGCAGGCGCCTGGTGGACGATACCACCGCCTCCCTGCCCACCGACATAGGCAATGATGTTCACGCGGAGTTGGGTGATGTGGATGGCGATGGCGATCTGGATCTCTATATCGCCGCCGAAGGCCCGGACCGCCTGCTCATCAATGATGGCGCAGGCCACTTCAATGACCAGAGCGCTGCGCGGCTGCCGCCGGACAATGACAATAGCGAGGACGCCGATTTCGGCGACGTCGACGCCGATGGCGATCTTGACGTTGTGATCGCCAACCTGGGTGCGGGTGAACCCAACCGCCTCCTGATCAATAACAGGGGCCGATTTACGGACGAGAGCGCCACCCGCCTGCCGCGACAGGCGGAGCCTTCGTATACCGCCAAGCTCGCCGATGTGGACGGCGATAGAGATCTCGATATGGTTGTCGGCAACTACGGTACGCCGAGCCGCGTGATGCTGAATGACGGCCGGGGCCGCTATAACGAGCTGGCCGACGCCATACCCGGCCCGGTGGGTTACGTCACTGCCTTGACGCCGGGTGATGTCGACGGCGACGGCGATCTCGACCTCTACGAGGCCCGCTTCATCGGGGCCGATCGCCTGCTGCTGAACGATGGCAGGGGTCGTTACAGTGATGTGTCCACGCGTATTCCGCAGAACACGAACGCCAGCTACGACGCCCAATTCGCCGATCTGGACGGCGACGGCGACCTGGATGTGGCCGTGGCGCGTAGCGGCGCGCCCAATGCTGTGCTCATCAACGATGGCAGTGGACAGTACACGCCGCGCGCGGGCTTTCCCAGCGATGACGACCGTTCTTACGCCGTAGGGGTCGGCGATTTCAACAGGGACGGTGCGCTGGATCTGATATTCACCTCATGGGCTGGTGATCAGACCCTGCTGTATCTCAACGGCACGACCGACACTGCAACCTTCCGCGTGTTGCGCATCAGTCAGGTACAGGGCCCCACCACCGGCGGCACGCCCGTCAACGTGCGCGGCTACGGCCTGACCGCGAACCCCATCGTTACGGTAGGCGGACAACCCCTGCAAGACGTCACGCTGGTCGATGCGACCTGGATACGCGGTGTGCTGCCGCCCGGCCCCGCCGGCCCGGTGGATGTCACGGTGACACTGAGTTCCGGCGCCACCGCCACCTTGCCTGGCGCGTTCACTTATGTACTCCCACCCGTGGGTGCGTTATACGAGGATGTCACGGCCACACATCTGCCTGCGGACTTTGGTCCCTATACCGATATGCTGCTGGTAGACGTGAACCTGGACGGAAACCTGGACATGGTGCTGGCGCGCCAGGCGGGTGGGGATCGTTTGTTGCTGGGGACGGGTGACGGCCACTTCAATGATGCGAGCGGGAGCCTGCCATTCAGCGCCGAAGAAAGCAATGCAGTCGGCGCCATCGATATCGACCGGGACGGCGATCTTGATCTGGTGTTCGCCCGCACACAAGGTGTGCGTCTGCTCATCAACGACGGCAGCGGCGTATACACGCCGCAGGCCTGGGCCGGCGATACCCTCGATGAAGCACAGGGCATCGCTTTCGGCGACTTCAACTCCGACACCATCCCCGACGTACTCGTCGGACGCGACAGCCGGCCCGACACCGTGCTGCTCAGCGGCGTGGGCACTTACACCTCCCAGGCTTTACCGATTACGCCAGGCTCTACGCTCGATGTCCGCGTCGCCGATGTGAATAGCGACAACAAGCTGGATCTCTTGCTGGTACGCATCGGCATGCACGACGGGTTGTTGCTGGGTGACGGCGCAGGCGGATTCCAGGACGCCTCCTCCCGCTTGCCGGACGACCCCGCCTTCGTCTCATTCTCGGCAGACATGGGTGACATTGATGGCGACGGCGATCCCGACATCCTCGTCGCCGTGGGCGGCGCCACCGGCCTGAACCGCCTATGGCGCAATGACGGCGGACAGTTCGTCGATGTTACCGCCAGCCAGTGGCCAACCTTGCTATATGGCACAGCCGAAGTAACGTTTGTGGACTTGGACAGGGATGGCGACCTAGACGTACTGGAGGTCAATTTCTTCGGACCCGACCGGCTTTATCGTAATGACGGCGCCGGCAACTTCCAACCGTGGGCGTCCTTACCTGAGTCGTCGGACTTGCGCGGGGTGGCGAGCGCTGTCGGCGACGTGGATCACGACGGCGATCCGGACATCGCCTTGGCCGTGTTCTTCGACCGACCACGGCTGTTTCTCGCACGATGA
- a CDS encoding EAL domain-containing protein: MTPFREKPETFVVNNTPTNKPPSGRSQQTLPQTLRDASQMRLLIVSDQSDDVALMRSTLEQNGFTKLIVAENSEATFEHLRNSLASGVSDIDAILMDISVPSMNGYEICRMLHAHNDWHAIPVIIIALNPSLHDESGQMPFDTGATDILFKPIRGMELIPRVIAALSLKEERDLRKSREHELETELAERKVMEARLQYLVGHDDLTGLSNRRRLEQELELAVLNAHYNNTTSALLYLDLDQFKVVNDTEGHTAGDRLLVNVANKLRRQVGATGTLARISSDEYAVLIENITLDDAVRTAESLRCLMDEFYFKTDSRTYHIGVSIGIALIHPDENITAGDALTRADQACYVAKTRGRNMVHVFNHEDTEMLPLRHAAQWVPRIRDALLNNKFCLVFQPVISLPSHETTHYEALIRMIGNNQELISPDNFIPVAERMGLIHDIDLWVVEHAIDVLRTLPAHLSLNINLSSHAFQDPALPPLIREKLATTGVDGKRITFEITETAAIANFSQTRNMITQLRTLGCRFALDDFGAGFNSFSYLKQFPVDYLKIDGAFITNLVNDPIDQTLVKSMTEVARTLGKRTVAEFVENNETLILLKEYGVDYAQGYYVGKPQPLKMIGY; the protein is encoded by the coding sequence ATGACGCCTTTTCGCGAAAAGCCTGAGACTTTTGTGGTTAACAACACCCCAACAAACAAACCGCCCTCCGGGCGAAGCCAGCAAACGCTACCGCAAACACTGCGCGACGCGAGCCAAATGCGTCTTCTCATCGTCAGCGACCAGTCTGACGATGTGGCCCTCATGAGATCCACGCTCGAACAAAACGGATTCACCAAGCTGATAGTGGCTGAAAACAGTGAAGCAACTTTCGAGCACCTGAGAAACAGCCTTGCAAGTGGCGTCAGCGACATTGATGCAATATTGATGGATATCAGTGTTCCCAGCATGAATGGCTATGAAATATGCCGCATGCTGCACGCCCACAACGACTGGCATGCGATTCCCGTCATCATAATCGCCCTCAATCCTTCCCTCCACGATGAATCCGGTCAAATGCCTTTTGACACAGGCGCAACGGATATCCTCTTCAAACCCATTCGCGGCATGGAGCTGATACCGCGTGTTATCGCGGCGCTGTCCCTCAAAGAGGAGCGCGATTTGCGTAAATCCCGCGAACATGAACTGGAAACCGAACTCGCCGAACGCAAAGTGATGGAAGCGCGGCTGCAATATCTGGTAGGCCATGATGACCTGACAGGATTAAGCAACCGCCGTCGGCTGGAACAGGAGCTGGAGCTGGCCGTACTGAATGCTCATTACAACAACACCACCAGCGCCCTGCTCTACCTTGATCTCGATCAATTCAAAGTAGTCAACGATACCGAAGGCCATACCGCAGGCGACCGCCTGCTGGTCAACGTCGCCAACAAACTCAGGCGCCAGGTAGGCGCGACCGGCACACTGGCACGCATCAGCTCTGATGAATATGCCGTGCTGATCGAAAACATCACCCTGGATGACGCCGTGCGGACTGCCGAGTCACTGCGCTGCCTGATGGATGAATTCTATTTCAAGACAGACAGCCGGACTTACCACATCGGCGTCAGCATCGGCATAGCTTTAATCCATCCCGACGAAAACATAACGGCGGGTGATGCGCTGACCCGCGCCGATCAGGCATGCTACGTCGCCAAGACGCGCGGCCGCAACATGGTTCATGTGTTTAACCATGAAGACACGGAAATGCTGCCCTTGCGCCACGCCGCGCAATGGGTACCGCGGATCAGGGATGCACTGCTTAACAACAAATTTTGCCTGGTCTTCCAGCCCGTGATCAGCCTGCCTAGCCATGAGACCACTCATTACGAAGCATTGATACGCATGATCGGGAATAATCAGGAACTGATCAGCCCGGACAATTTCATCCCGGTGGCGGAACGCATGGGACTGATTCACGATATCGACCTGTGGGTAGTGGAGCACGCCATTGATGTTTTGCGCACCTTACCCGCGCATTTGTCGCTTAACATCAACCTGTCCAGTCACGCCTTCCAGGATCCCGCCTTGCCGCCCCTGATCAGGGAAAAGCTCGCCACAACCGGGGTAGACGGCAAACGCATCACCTTCGAGATTACCGAAACCGCCGCCATCGCCAATTTTTCGCAGACACGCAACATGATCACCCAGTTGCGCACGCTGGGTTGCCGGTTCGCACTTGACGACTTCGGCGCGGGATTCAATTCATTCAGCTATCTCAAGCAGTTTCCCGTCGACTATCTGAAAATAGACGGCGCATTCATCACCAACCTTGTCAACGACCCTATAGACCAGACACTGGTCAAATCCATGACCGAAGTTGCCCGCACCCTCGGAAAACGTACCGTCGCAGAGTTTGTGGAAAACAACGAAACCTTGATACTGCTCAAGGAGTATGGGGTTGATTATGCGCAAGGATACTATGTGGGCAAGCCGCAACCGCTCAAGATGATCGGTTATTAG
- a CDS encoding cytochrome c3 family protein — translation MMRILWQHRHRLAYACGTLIGVLAFIVLLLPANAAWHSSGRMTNGHEDIKCEACHIVTAGSLRQNLQANVQYLLGKRAELVSLGHDPINNDACLRCHRPPQDEHAVFRFFEPRYTKARQEIRPQFCVSCHHEHTGTRVATTIDYCSYCHQNLKIRKDPISINHETLIKERRWRTCLGCHDYHSNHRYKLKTEVSETWSAETLQRYFDGGPSPYGNNKLNKAKRDVDSNT, via the coding sequence ATGATGCGCATTCTGTGGCAGCACCGCCATCGCCTCGCCTACGCTTGCGGCACACTGATCGGGGTGCTCGCGTTCATTGTGTTACTGCTCCCCGCCAACGCCGCCTGGCACTCTTCCGGCCGGATGACAAACGGCCATGAAGACATCAAGTGCGAGGCTTGCCATATCGTCACCGCCGGCAGCTTGCGCCAGAATTTGCAGGCCAACGTACAATACCTCCTGGGGAAGCGCGCTGAGCTGGTGTCCCTCGGCCACGACCCCATTAATAACGATGCCTGCTTGCGCTGCCACCGCCCTCCTCAGGACGAGCATGCGGTGTTTCGTTTCTTCGAGCCGCGTTACACCAAGGCCCGCCAAGAGATCCGGCCGCAATTCTGTGTTTCATGTCACCATGAACACACCGGCACGCGTGTGGCGACGACCATCGACTACTGTTCCTACTGTCACCAGAATCTGAAGATCCGCAAAGATCCGATCTCCATCAACCACGAGACTCTTATCAAGGAACGGCGCTGGCGAACGTGCCTGGGTTGCCACGACTATCATAGCAATCACCGGTACAAACTGAAGACGGAAGTGAGTGAGACTTGGAGTGCAGAGACCCTGCAACGCTACTTCGATGGTGGTCCATCCCCCTACGGAAATAACAAACTCAACAAGGCAAAACGCGATGTTGACTCGAACACATAA
- a CDS encoding pentapeptide repeat-containing protein: MQNQHLWYIRRGGEIRGPFSAGLVSRYILLGRICLDDELSQDREMWAPVSAMPELIPEAMRADPNDPLAQERLHAARRWADERLRERRGPNDVVPEGVSRRSGDRRQQEPLEVVRHRTAKAGRDAGQAARFNGKWAAIVIGGIVLFVSGLLFLSQPASENAAWDCTVSAHPGVNWSDCRMEGVHLDKADLTGAKLRNVNLSGASLREGKLKGSDLSFATLSITDLRAADLQGAVMLGVSLRNADLRNAKLQGADLSYADLSGARLEGANLEGARLDHAIWIDKSACAKGSLGRCIH; this comes from the coding sequence ATGCAGAATCAGCATTTGTGGTATATCCGCCGTGGCGGCGAAATCAGGGGTCCCTTTTCCGCGGGCCTGGTTTCGCGCTATATCTTGCTGGGGCGCATCTGTCTGGATGATGAGTTGAGCCAAGATCGGGAGATGTGGGCGCCAGTAAGCGCCATGCCCGAATTGATCCCCGAAGCGATGCGGGCCGACCCTAATGATCCGCTCGCGCAGGAACGCCTTCACGCGGCACGGCGTTGGGCTGATGAGCGGCTGCGTGAGCGGCGTGGCCCGAATGATGTAGTGCCTGAGGGGGTGAGCCGGCGTAGCGGTGATCGCAGGCAGCAGGAACCGCTCGAGGTGGTCCGGCATCGTACCGCCAAAGCCGGCAGGGATGCGGGACAGGCGGCCCGGTTTAACGGTAAATGGGCCGCCATCGTGATCGGCGGCATAGTCTTGTTTGTCTCGGGGTTGCTGTTTTTGTCGCAGCCGGCGTCGGAGAACGCGGCATGGGATTGCACGGTCTCGGCGCACCCGGGTGTTAATTGGAGCGATTGCCGGATGGAAGGCGTACACTTGGATAAGGCCGACCTGACCGGCGCCAAGTTGCGTAATGTGAATCTGAGTGGGGCGTCGCTGCGCGAGGGCAAGCTTAAAGGCAGCGACCTGTCCTTTGCCACCTTGAGCATCACTGATCTGCGTGCGGCGGATCTGCAAGGGGCGGTGATGCTTGGCGTCAGCCTGCGCAACGCCGATTTGCGCAATGCCAAGTTGCAAGGGGCGGATCTTTCATATGCGGATCTCTCGGGCGCCAGGCTGGAGGGGGCGAATCTTGAGGGCGCGCGGCTCGATCACGCCATTTGGATAGATAAAAGCGCCTGCGCCAAAGGATCATTAGGCCGTTGTATTCACTAG